The genomic segment CCCTACCCGACCCCGGTCGGCCCGTCGATCACACGCCGCACCCGGCGGGCCAGCTCCATGCGCTTGTAGGGCTTGTTGATGATCTCGAACTCGGTGCCGCCCGCGTCGGTGCGCTCCATCGAGGCCTCGGCGTAGCCGGTGGTGAGCAGCACCTTGATCTTCGGCTGCCGCTCCCGCGCGGCGCGGGCCAGCATCACGCCGTTCATGCCGCCGGGCATGATCAGGTCGGTGAACAGCAGGTCGATGCGCCCCTCGCCGTCGAGGATGTCGAGCGCCGCCTTGGGACCATCGACGACGGTGACCTTGTAGCCGAAATCCTCCAGGATGATGCCCGCGGTCTCGGCCACGTCGGGCCGGTCGTCCACGACGAGCACGGTTTCGGTGCCGTGCCGGTCGGCGGCGCGGATCGTCGGCTTCTGCTCCTCCTCGGCCTTCTGGTCGGAGGCGGGGAACAGGAGCCGCACCGTCGTGCCGTGCCCGACCTCGGAATAGATCTTCACCGAGCCGCCGGACTGCTTGGCGAAACCGTAGACCATGGCAAGGCCGAGCCCCGTGCCCTTGCCCTCGCCCTTTGTGGTGAAGAACGGCTCCATGACACGGGCCAGGATCTCGGACGGCATGCCGGTTCCGGTATCGGTCACCGAGATCACCACGTAGGCGCCGGACGGCACGGTCTTGTAGAGGGCGGTGTCCTCGTCCTCGATCAGCAGGTTCTCGGTGCGCACCGTGACCGAGCCGCCCTCCGGCATCGCGTCGCGGGCGTTGATCAGCACGTTGAGCAGGGCGACCTCGGCCTGCGTCGGGTCGATGCGGGTGGTCCAGAGATCCGGCGCGAGGACGGATTTCAGGACGACGTCGTCGCCGATCGTCCGCCCGGCCATCTCGCCCATGCTCTCGACGAGGCCGTTGAGGTTCAGGAGCCGCCCTTCCAGCCGCTGCTTGCGCGAGAAGGCGAGGAGCTGATGCGTGAGCTTGGCGGCCCGGTCGGTCGCCGCCCGCACCGCCTCACCGGCCCGGCGCATCCGCGACACGTCGAGGGTGGGATGGTCGAGCAGCGCCAGCATCACCTCGTTGTGGCCCGACACGACCTGGAGCAGGTTGTTGAAATCGTGGGCGATGCCGCCGGTGAGCTGGCCGAGGCTCTCCATCTTCTGGGCTTGGTGCAGCGATTCCTCCGCGTCGCGGCGGCGCGACACGTCGAGCTGCGAGCCGAAGAAGTAGACGAGGTCGCCCGAGCGGTTGAACACCGGGCTGACGAACAGCGCGTTCCAGAACGAGGAGCCGTCCTTGCGGTAGTTCAGGATCTCGGCGGCGAACTCCCGATGCTCTCGGATGGCGTCGCGCACCTCCGAGACGGTGTCGCGGTCCGTATCGGGGCCCTGGAGGAAGCGGCAGTTCGATCCGATCAGCTCCTCGGCCGAATAGCCGGTCATCCGGACGAAGGCGCGGTTGGCGAAGATGATCGGGTTGTCGGGCTGGTGCGGATCGGTGACGATCATCGGCATGCGCGTCGTCTCGACGGCCGCGAAGAAGATGTCGTGATGCTGATCGACGACGCCCGAGGCGCCGCTGCCGGTGACAGGCGTATTGGGCCCAGGTGCCCTGGGCTTCTCCGGTGACGAGGGCATCAACGTTTTCCAGCGGGGACGACCCACTGGGTCGGATTGCGCGTATCAATCCGATGCGGCGACGGCTCGTTCCATCGGAAGCGACGGCTTGAGCGCTTCGTGAACGGCACGATGCCGCAGAGCTGTCTCTCAGCTTGGCTGCCGCCGGTTCAGGGCGGATCGCAGCCGGACCCGAGGACCGGGTCCGGCCATGATGGGATCAGACGTGGATCGCGCGCTTGTCGACGGCCAGCGCGGCTTCCTTGATCGCCTCGGTCAGCGTCGGGTGGGCGTGGCAGGTGCGGGCGATGTCCTCGGCGGAGGCTGCGAACTCCATGGCCACCGCGACCTCGGCGATGAGGTTGCCGGCATCCGCCCCGACGATGTGCACGCCGAGCACCCGGTCGCTCTGCGCGTCCGCGAGGATCTTCACGAAGCCGTCGGTGGTGCCGTTGGCCTTGGCCCGGCCGTTGGCGGTGAAGGGGAACTTGCCGACGTTATAGGCGATCCCGTCCTTCTTCAGCTCCTCCTCGGTCTTGCCGACCGAGGCGACCTCGGGGAAGGTGTAGACCACGTTCGGGATCACGCCGTAATTCACGTGGCCCGACTGGCCGGCCAGGATCTCGGCGACCGCGACGCCCTCGTCCTCCGCCTTGTGGGCGAGCATCGGCCCGGCGATCACGTCGCCGATGGCGTAGATGCCGGTGACGTTGGTGGCGTAGTGCGAATCGACCTCGATCCGGCCCTTGTCGTCGGTCGCCACGCCCACCGTCTCGAGCCCGAGCCCTTCCGTGTAGGGCACCCGGCCGATGGCCACGAGCACCACGTCGGCCTCGAGCTTCTCCGGCTCGCCGCCCTGCGCCGGCTCGACGGTGACGGTGGCGCGGCCCTTCTTGCCGGTCTCGACACCGGTCACCTTGGTCGAGAGCTTGAAGACCATGCCCTGCTTGGCCAGGATGCGCTGGAACTGCTTGCCGACCTCGCCGTCCATGCCCGGCAGCACCCGGTCGAGATACTCGATCACGGTGACCTCGGCGCCGAGGCGGCGCCAGACCGAGCCGAGTTCGAGCCCGATCACACCCGCGCCGATCACCACGAGGCGCTTGGGCACCTCGGCGAGTTCGAGCGCGCCGGTGGAGGAGACCACCGTCTTCTCGTCGATTTCGACGCCGGGCAGCCGGGTCACGTCGGAACCGGTAGCGATGACGATGTTCTTCGTCTCCAGCAACTGGTTGCCGCCGTCGTCCGAGATCACCTCGACGCGGCCGGCCCCGGCGATGCGGCCGCGGCCGTGATAGGTATCGACCTTGTTCTTCTTGAGCAGGAACTCGACGCCCTTGGTGTTGCCGTCCACGCCGCTCTGCTTGAAGCTCTGCATTTTTTTGAGATCAAGCTTCGGCGTACCCACGTCGATGCCCAACTCCGAAAAGTGCTTGTTGGCCTCCTCGAAGGCTTCCGATGCGTGCAGCAGCGCCTTGGACGGGATGCAGCCGACATTGAGGCAGGTGCCGCCGTGGGTCGCCCGCTTCTCGACCACCGCGGTCTTCAGCCCGAGCTGGGCCGCGCGGATGGCGCAGACATAGCCGCCGGGGCCGGTGCCGATGACGATGAGATCGTAGGACATCAAGTCTGCCTGACGTGTCGGAGGAGGCGTCGAACAAGCACGCCCGCAGAGATGAAAAATCGCAAGCGAGCGCGGCGACCGCGGCTAGAGCCGTATCCGACCTGATGGCATCAGGCCGGTGTCTCTAGGTCTGTGTTTCAACGCGCATTCTTTCGACGAACCGGTCACCACTTCGTCGGAATGCGTTTCAAATCGAAAGTCAGTAAAGCGGCGGGTCATGCCGCGGGACGTCTGTGTCGGTAGCTCCAGCCAATGAGCGCATCGGCTGGAGCTGCCGACATTGTGGCCTTACAGGTCCAGCACGAGGCGGGCCGGATCCTCCAGGGCCTCCTTGACGCGAACGAGGAAGGTCACGGCCTCCTTCCCGTCGACGATGCGGTGATCGTAGGAGAGCGCCAGATACATCATCGGCCGCGCCTCGATCTTGCCGTTGCGCACCACCGGCCGCTCCTCAATGCGGTGCATGCCGAGGATGCCCGATTGCGGCGCGTTGAGGATCGGGGTCGACATCAGCGAGCCGTAGATGCCGCCATTGGTGATGGTGA from the Methylorubrum extorquens genome contains:
- the lpd gene encoding dihydrolipoamide dehydrogenase, FAD/NAD(P)-binding, component of the 2-oxoglutarate dehydrogenase and the pyruvate dehydrogenase complexes (Evidence 2a : Function from experimental evidences in other organisms; PubMedId : 10806385; Product type e : enzyme); protein product: MSYDLIVIGTGPGGYVCAIRAAQLGLKTAVVEKRATHGGTCLNVGCIPSKALLHASEAFEEANKHFSELGIDVGTPKLDLKKMQSFKQSGVDGNTKGVEFLLKKNKVDTYHGRGRIAGAGRVEVISDDGGNQLLETKNIVIATGSDVTRLPGVEIDEKTVVSSTGALELAEVPKRLVVIGAGVIGLELGSVWRRLGAEVTVIEYLDRVLPGMDGEVGKQFQRILAKQGMVFKLSTKVTGVETGKKGRATVTVEPAQGGEPEKLEADVVLVAIGRVPYTEGLGLETVGVATDDKGRIEVDSHYATNVTGIYAIGDVIAGPMLAHKAEDEGVAVAEILAGQSGHVNYGVIPNVVYTFPEVASVGKTEEELKKDGIAYNVGKFPFTANGRAKANGTTDGFVKILADAQSDRVLGVHIVGADAGNLIAEVAVAMEFAASAEDIARTCHAHPTLTEAIKEAALAVDKRAIHV
- a CDS encoding protein of unknown function (Evidence 5 : Unknown function), with the protein product MTRRFTDFRFETHSDEVVTGSSKECALKHRPRDTGLMPSGRIRL
- a CDS encoding putative sensor hybrid histidine kinase with PAS/PAC and response receiver regulator receiver domains (Evidence 3 : Putative function from multiple computational evidences; Product type r : regulator) yields the protein MPSSPEKPRAPGPNTPVTGSGASGVVDQHHDIFFAAVETTRMPMIVTDPHQPDNPIIFANRAFVRMTGYSAEELIGSNCRFLQGPDTDRDTVSEVRDAIREHREFAAEILNYRKDGSSFWNALFVSPVFNRSGDLVYFFGSQLDVSRRRDAEESLHQAQKMESLGQLTGGIAHDFNNLLQVVSGHNEVMLALLDHPTLDVSRMRRAGEAVRAATDRAAKLTHQLLAFSRKQRLEGRLLNLNGLVESMGEMAGRTIGDDVVLKSVLAPDLWTTRIDPTQAEVALLNVLINARDAMPEGGSVTVRTENLLIEDEDTALYKTVPSGAYVVISVTDTGTGMPSEILARVMEPFFTTKGEGKGTGLGLAMVYGFAKQSGGSVKIYSEVGHGTTVRLLFPASDQKAEEEQKPTIRAADRHGTETVLVVDDRPDVAETAGIILEDFGYKVTVVDGPKAALDILDGEGRIDLLFTDLIMPGGMNGVMLARAARERQPKIKVLLTTGYAEASMERTDAGGTEFEIINKPYKRMELARRVRRVIDGPTGVG